Proteins co-encoded in one Callospermophilus lateralis isolate mCalLat2 chromosome 2, mCalLat2.hap1, whole genome shotgun sequence genomic window:
- the LOC143388255 gene encoding short transient receptor potential channel 2, producing MDPLTLQPNWTEIVNRKLKFPPPLLGAIQEGRLGLVQQLLESGVEATGSGPGGPLRNVEEAEDRSWREALNLAIRLGHEAITDVLLANVKFDFRQIHEALLVAVDTNQPAVVRRLLARLEREKGRKVDTKSFSLAFFDSSIDGSRFAPGVTPLTLACQKDLYEIAQLLMDQGHTIARPHPVSCACLECSNARRYDLLKFSLSRINTYRGIASRAHLSLASEDAMLAAFQLSRELRRLARKEPEFKPEYIALESLSQDYGFELLGMCRNQSEVTAVLNDMGEDSETEPEAEGLSQAFEEGIPNLARLRLAVNYNQKRFVAHPICQQVLSSIWCGNLAGWRGSTTIWKLFVAFLIFLTMPFLCLGYWLAPKSRLGRLLKIPVLKFLLHSASYLWFLIFLLGESLAMETQLSTFRGRSQSVWETSLHMIWVTGFLWFECKEVWIEGLRSYLLDWWNFLDVVILSLYLAAFALRLLLAGLAHMHCRDAANGAACHYFTTAERSEWRTEDPQFLAEVLFAITSMLSFTRLAYILPAHESLGTLQISIGRMIDDMIRFMFILMIILTAFLCGLNNIYVPYQETERLGNFNETFQFLFWTMFGMEEHSVVDMPQFLVPEFVGRALYGIFTIVMVIVLLNMLIAMITNSFQKIEDDADVEWKFARSKLYLSYFREGLTLPVPFNILPSPKAFFYLLRRIFQFICCCCSCCKTKKPDYPPIPTYANQGAGAGPGPGEGERGSYRLRVIKALVQRYIETARREFEETRRKDLGNRLTELTKTVSRLQSEVAGVHRNLAAGGMPRPPDGASILSRYITRVRNSFQNLGPPISETPELTMSGIVGIQHSSETGLQTAEEAGAPAGLSSPAHVLVHREQEEEEAGDLDPQEALGTNRDS from the exons ATGGACCCTCTCACG CTACAGCCTAACTGGACTGAGATTGTGAACAGAAAGCTCAAGTTCCCGCCTCCACTCTTGGGTGCTATCCAAGAGGGGCGACTGGGTCTTGTGCAGCAGCTGCTGGAGTCAGGGGTCGAGGCCACAGGCAGTGGGCCAGGTGGGCCCCTGCGGAATGTGGAGGAGGCTGAGGATCGCTCCTGGAGGGAAGCTCTCAACCTGGCCATCCGCCTGGGTCATGAGGCCATCACCGATGTGTTACTGGCCAATGTCAAGTTTGATTTCCGACAGATCCATGAAGCCCTACTAGTAGCAGTGGACACAAACCAGCCAGCAGTGGTGCGTCGCCTGCTGGCCCGGCTGGAAAGGGAGAAGGGTCGCAAAGTAGATACCAAGTCTTTCTCGCTGGCTTTCTTTGATTCATCGATCGATGGCTCCCGCTTTGCACCTGGTGTCACCCCACTCACCCTGGCCTGCCAGAAGGACCTATATGAGATTGCGCAATTGCTTATGGACCAGGGTCATACCATTGCCCGGCCCCACCCCGTCTCCTGCGCTTGCCTTGAGTGCAGTAATGCCCGCAGATATGACCTGCTGAAGTTCTCTCTGTCCCGCATCAACACCTACCGAGGCATTGCGAGCAGGGCCCACCTCTCACTGGCGAGTGAGGATGCCATGCTAGCTGCCTTCCAGCTCAGCCGCGAGCTCAGGCGCCTTGCACGCAAAGAGCCTGAGTTTAAG CCTGAGTACATTGCCCTGGAGTCGTTGAGCCAGGACTATGGTTTTGAGCTGCTGGGTATGTGCCGGAACCAGAGCGAAGTCACTGCAGTGCTCAACGACATGGGCGAGGACAGCGAGACTGAGCCTGAGGCTGAAGGACTGAGCCAGGCCTTCGAGGAGGGTATCCCCAACCTGGCAAGACTGCGGCTGGCTGTCAACTACAACCAGAAGCGG TTTGTAGCACACCCCATCTGCCAGCAAGTCCTGTCCTCCATCTGGTGTGGGAACCTGGCTGGTTGGCGTGGAAGCACCACCATCTGGAAGCTCTTTGTCGCCTTCCTCATCTTCCTCACCATGCCCTTCCTCtgccttggctactggctggcgcCCAAGTCTCGG CTGGGCCGCCTGCTGAAGATCCCAGTGCTGAAGTTCCTGTTACACTCCGCCTCCTATCTATGGTTCCTCATCTTCCTGCTGGGAGAATCCCTGGCCATGGAGACACAGCTGAGCACTTTCCGTGGCCGAAGCCAGAGTGTCTGGGAGACTTCACTACACATGATTTGGGTCACAG GCTTCCTGTGGTTCGAGTGTAAGGAAGTATGGATCGAGGGCCTGCGCAGTTACCTCCTGGACTGGTGGAACTTCCTGGATGTGGTCATCCTGTCCCTGTACCTGGCAGCCTTCGCACTGCGCCTCCTCCTGGCTGGGCTTGCCCACATGCACTGCAGGGATGCTGCCAATGGAGCAGCCTGCCACTATTTCACCACTGCTG AGCGAAGTGAATGGCGCACAGAGGATCCCCAGTTCTTGGCTGAGGTGCTTTTTGCTATCACCAGCATGCTCAGCTTCACCCGCCTGGCCTACATTCTGCCGGCCCACGAGTCTTTGGGCACTCTGCAGATTTCCATCGGCAGGATGATTGATGACATGATACG GTTCATGTTCATCCTCATGATCATCCTGACTGCCTTCCTCTGTGGCCTAAACAACATCTATGTGCCCTACCAGGAGACAGAGCGGCTGGGCAA TTTCAACGAGACTTTCCAGTTTCTGTTCTGGACCATGTTTGGCATGGAGGAGCACAGTGTGGTGGACATGCCTCAGTTTCTGGTGCCTGAATTTGTGGGCCGGGCCCTCTATGGCATTTTTACCATCGTTATGGTCATTGTGCTGCTCAACATGCTCATTGCCATGATCACCAACTCCTTCCAGAAGATCGAG GATGATGCTGACGTGGAGTGGAAGTTTGCTCGCTCTAAGCTCTACCTATCCTATTTCCGAGAGGGCCTGACTCTGCCTGTGCCCTTCAACATCCTGCCCTCCCCCAAGGCCTTCTTCTACCTTCTCAG GAGAATTTTCCAGTTTATTTGCTGTTGCTGCTCCTGCTGCAAAACCAAGAAGCCAGACTATCCCCCAATCCCCACCTAT GCCAACcagggggcaggggcagggcctGGGCCTGGGGAGGGAGAGCGTGGGTCCTACCGCCTTCGTGTCATCAAGGCTCTGGTACAGCGCTACATAGAGACTGCTCGGCGCGAGTTTGAGGAGACACGTCGGAAAG ACCTGGGCAACAGACTGACAGAGTTAACCAAAACTGTGTCTCGACTACAAAGCGAGGTTGCTGGTGTTCATCGAAACTTGGCAGCAGGAGggatgcctcggcctcctgatggTGCCAGCATCCTCAGTCGCTATATCACCCGAGTACGCAACAGCTTTCAAAACCTGGGGCCCCCCATCTCTGAGACCCCAGAGCTGACCATGTCAGGAATTGTGGGGATCCAACACTCTTCGGAAACTGGGCTTCAGACTGCTGAAGAGGCTGGGGCTCCAGCTGGCCTCTCCTCCCCAGCTCATGTGCTGGTGCACAGGGAGCAAGAAGAAGAGGAGGCTGGGGACTTGGACCCACAAGAGGCTTTGGGGACCAATAGGGATTCCTAA
- the Art5 gene encoding ecto-ADP-ribosyltransferase 5 isoform X1, which translates to MMLVALLITLSYLGFDTLFLQAYAVPILPLGLAPDTFDDAYVGCLEEMEEKAALLLKEEMVHHTLLRESWEAAQKAWEHRRQGLTLPLGFKAQHGIAIMVYTNSSNTLYWELNQAVRMGGVSREYYMRHFPFKALHFYLTRALQLLRSHGGCSRGSGEVVFRGVSSLRFEPKRLGDSVRLGQFASSSLDEAVAHRFGNATFFSLRTCFGARIQALSVFPEEREVLIPPHEVFLVTGFSQDGPWNLVTLWSYNRTCSHFNCAFLGGEKRRRCVPGPEVEQPESPSKGNFSTFLENPTLGSWEVPILKSWVLKVQHLPLRNPGNW; encoded by the exons ATGATGCTGGTGGCTCTGCTGATCACCCTCAGCTACCTGGGCTTCGATACCCTCTTCCTGCAG GCCTATGCTGTTCCTATTCTGCCCCTGGGCCTGGCTCCAGACACCTTCGATGATGCCTATGTGGGTTGCttagaggagatggaggagaaggCAGCCCTCCTGCTAAAGGAGGAGATGGTTCATCACACCCTGCTGCGGGAATCTTGGGAGGCAGCCCAGAAGGCCTGGGAACATCGTCGTCAAGGGCTCACTCTGCCCCTTGGCTTCAAAGCCCAGCATGGAATAGCCATTATGGTCTACACCAACTCATCTAATACTTTGTACTGGGAGCTGAATCAGGCCGTGCGGATGGGCGGTGTCTCCCGCGAATACTACATGAGACACTTCCCCTTCAAAGCCCTGCATTTCTACCTAACCAGAGCCCTGCAGCTTCTGCGGAGCCATGGAGGCTGCAGTAGAGGATCTGGGGAGGTGGTGTTTAGAGGCGTGAGCAGCCTTCGGTTTGAACCCAAGAGGTTGGGAGACTCTGTCCGCTTAGGCCAGTTTGCCTCCAGTTCCCTGGATGAGGCAGTAGCCCACAGGTTTGGTAATGCCACCTTCTTCTCTCTAAGGACTTGTTTTGGGGCTCGTATTCAGGCCCTGTCTGTCTTCCCTGAAGAACGTGAGGTGCTGATTCCCCCCCATGAAGTCTTCTTGGTCACTGGGTTCTCCCAGGATGGACCCTGGAACCTAGTGACTCTCTGGAGCTATAATCGGACCTGCAGCCACTTTAACTGCGCATTTTTGGGTG GGGAGAAGAGGCGGCGATGTGTGCCTGGACCAG aaGTAGAGCAGCCAGAGTCTCCTTCCAAGGGGAACTTTTCTACTTTCCTAGAAAATCCCACTCTTGGCTCCTGGGAGGTTCCAATTCTCAAGAGCTGGGTCCTGAAAGTCCAACACCTGCCACTTAGGAATCCTGGGAACTGGTGA
- the Art5 gene encoding ecto-ADP-ribosyltransferase 5 isoform X2 — protein MMLVALLITLSYLGFDTLFLQAYAVPILPLGLAPDTFDDAYVGCLEEMEEKAALLLKEEMVHHTLLRESWEAAQKAWEHRRQGLTLPLGFKAQHGIAIMVYTNSSNTLYWELNQAVRMGGVSREYYMRHFPFKALHFYLTRALQLLRSHGGCSRGSGEVVFRGVSSLRFEPKRLGDSVRLGQFASSSLDEAVAHRFGNATFFSLRTCFGARIQALSVFPEEREVLIPPHEVFLVTGFSQDGPWNLVTLWSYNRTCSHFNCAFLGGEKRRRCVPGPVEQPESPSKGNFSTFLENPTLGSWEVPILKSWVLKVQHLPLRNPGNW, from the exons ATGATGCTGGTGGCTCTGCTGATCACCCTCAGCTACCTGGGCTTCGATACCCTCTTCCTGCAG GCCTATGCTGTTCCTATTCTGCCCCTGGGCCTGGCTCCAGACACCTTCGATGATGCCTATGTGGGTTGCttagaggagatggaggagaaggCAGCCCTCCTGCTAAAGGAGGAGATGGTTCATCACACCCTGCTGCGGGAATCTTGGGAGGCAGCCCAGAAGGCCTGGGAACATCGTCGTCAAGGGCTCACTCTGCCCCTTGGCTTCAAAGCCCAGCATGGAATAGCCATTATGGTCTACACCAACTCATCTAATACTTTGTACTGGGAGCTGAATCAGGCCGTGCGGATGGGCGGTGTCTCCCGCGAATACTACATGAGACACTTCCCCTTCAAAGCCCTGCATTTCTACCTAACCAGAGCCCTGCAGCTTCTGCGGAGCCATGGAGGCTGCAGTAGAGGATCTGGGGAGGTGGTGTTTAGAGGCGTGAGCAGCCTTCGGTTTGAACCCAAGAGGTTGGGAGACTCTGTCCGCTTAGGCCAGTTTGCCTCCAGTTCCCTGGATGAGGCAGTAGCCCACAGGTTTGGTAATGCCACCTTCTTCTCTCTAAGGACTTGTTTTGGGGCTCGTATTCAGGCCCTGTCTGTCTTCCCTGAAGAACGTGAGGTGCTGATTCCCCCCCATGAAGTCTTCTTGGTCACTGGGTTCTCCCAGGATGGACCCTGGAACCTAGTGACTCTCTGGAGCTATAATCGGACCTGCAGCCACTTTAACTGCGCATTTTTGGGTG GGGAGAAGAGGCGGCGATGTGTGCCTGGACCAG TAGAGCAGCCAGAGTCTCCTTCCAAGGGGAACTTTTCTACTTTCCTAGAAAATCCCACTCTTGGCTCCTGGGAGGTTCCAATTCTCAAGAGCTGGGTCCTGAAAGTCCAACACCTGCCACTTAGGAATCCTGGGAACTGGTGA
- the Art5 gene encoding ecto-ADP-ribosyltransferase 5 isoform X3 — translation MEEKAALLLKEEMVHHTLLRESWEAAQKAWEHRRQGLTLPLGFKAQHGIAIMVYTNSSNTLYWELNQAVRMGGVSREYYMRHFPFKALHFYLTRALQLLRSHGGCSRGSGEVVFRGVSSLRFEPKRLGDSVRLGQFASSSLDEAVAHRFGNATFFSLRTCFGARIQALSVFPEEREVLIPPHEVFLVTGFSQDGPWNLVTLWSYNRTCSHFNCAFLGGEKRRRCVPGPEVEQPESPSKGNFSTFLENPTLGSWEVPILKSWVLKVQHLPLRNPGNW, via the exons atggaggagaaggCAGCCCTCCTGCTAAAGGAGGAGATGGTTCATCACACCCTGCTGCGGGAATCTTGGGAGGCAGCCCAGAAGGCCTGGGAACATCGTCGTCAAGGGCTCACTCTGCCCCTTGGCTTCAAAGCCCAGCATGGAATAGCCATTATGGTCTACACCAACTCATCTAATACTTTGTACTGGGAGCTGAATCAGGCCGTGCGGATGGGCGGTGTCTCCCGCGAATACTACATGAGACACTTCCCCTTCAAAGCCCTGCATTTCTACCTAACCAGAGCCCTGCAGCTTCTGCGGAGCCATGGAGGCTGCAGTAGAGGATCTGGGGAGGTGGTGTTTAGAGGCGTGAGCAGCCTTCGGTTTGAACCCAAGAGGTTGGGAGACTCTGTCCGCTTAGGCCAGTTTGCCTCCAGTTCCCTGGATGAGGCAGTAGCCCACAGGTTTGGTAATGCCACCTTCTTCTCTCTAAGGACTTGTTTTGGGGCTCGTATTCAGGCCCTGTCTGTCTTCCCTGAAGAACGTGAGGTGCTGATTCCCCCCCATGAAGTCTTCTTGGTCACTGGGTTCTCCCAGGATGGACCCTGGAACCTAGTGACTCTCTGGAGCTATAATCGGACCTGCAGCCACTTTAACTGCGCATTTTTGGGTG GGGAGAAGAGGCGGCGATGTGTGCCTGGACCAG aaGTAGAGCAGCCAGAGTCTCCTTCCAAGGGGAACTTTTCTACTTTCCTAGAAAATCCCACTCTTGGCTCCTGGGAGGTTCCAATTCTCAAGAGCTGGGTCCTGAAAGTCCAACACCTGCCACTTAGGAATCCTGGGAACTGGTGA
- the Art1 gene encoding GPI-linked NAD(P)(+)--arginine ADP-ribosyltransferase 1 has product MQIPAMMPLLLVSMGLMDTLQVQSHLITRDVFSQETPLDMAPASFDDQYTGCAAAMMAALTDLNHTEFQTNKVYADGWALANSQWQERQAWGPVWGLSPTRLPPPPPGFRDEHGVALLAYTANSPLHKEFNAAVREAGRSRAHYLHHFSFKTLHFLLTEALQLLGRGQRSPQCRQVYRGVHGLRFRPAGPGATVRLGGFASASLQNVAAQQFGEDTFFGIWTCLGAPIKGYSFFPGEEEVLIPPFETFQVINASRPAQGPARIYLRALGKRSTYNCEYIKDKKCKSGSCHLDNSATGQSSLFTVWSLLLLLQFLVVGSLPESPGFL; this is encoded by the exons ATGCAGATTCCTGCCATGATGCCTTTGCTACTTGTGTCCATGGGCCTCATGGACACACTTCAG GTCCAGAGCCATCTCATCACACGAGATGTCTTCTCTCAAGAAACACCCCTAGACATGGCCCCAGCCTCCTTTGATGACCAGTACACTGGCTGTGCAGCAGCTATGATGGCTGCCCTTACAGATCTCAACCACACGGAGTTTCAGACCAATAAAGTGTATGCAGATGGCTGGGCACTGGCAAACAGTCAATGGCAGGAGCGCCAGGCCTGGGGGCCAGTGTGGGGCCTCAGCCCTACCCGCCTTCCCCCACCACCTCCAGGCTTCCGAGATGAGCATGGGGTGGCCCTCTTGGCCTATACAGCCAACAGCCCCCTGCACAAGGAGTTTAATGCAGCCGTGCGCGAGGCAGGCCGCTCTCGGGCTCACTACCTCCATCACTTCTCCTTCAAGACACTCCACTTCCTGTTGACTGAGGCCTTGCAGCTGCTGGGCAGGGGTCAGCGTTCGCCCCAGTGCCGCCAGGTGTACCGAGGGGTGCATGGCCTGCGCTTCCGGCCAGCAGGGCCTGGGGCTACGGTAAGACTAGGGGGCTTTGCCTCCGCATCCCTGCAGAATGTTGCAGCCCAGCAGTTTGGAGAGGACACCTTCTTTGGCATCTGGACCTGCCTTGGGGCTCCTATCAAGGGTTACTCCTTTTTCCCTGGAGAGGAGGAGGTGCTAATCCCACCGTTTGAGACCTTCCAGGTGATCAATGCCAGCCGACCCGCCCAAGGCCCGGCCCGCATCTACCTCCGGGCCCTGGGCAAGCGCAGCACATACAATTGCGAGTACATCAAAG ACAAGAAGTGCAAGTCTGGATCCTGTCATCTGGATAACTCAG CTACGGGTCAAAGCTCCCTCTTCACAGTCTGGTCCCTTCTGCTGCTGCTCCAGTTCCTTGTCGTGGGGTCCCTTCCAGAGAGTCCAGGCTTCCTCTGA
- the Chrna10 gene encoding neuronal acetylcholine receptor subunit alpha-10, giving the protein METWSHHLCLGLLLLLLLSAECLGAEGRLAHKLFRDLFANYTSALRPVADTDQTLNVTLEVTLSQIIDMDERNQVLTLYLWIRQEWTDAYLRWDPNAYGGLDSIRIPSSLVWRPDIVLYNKADAQPSASASTNVVVRHDGAVRWDAPAITRSSCHVDVSAFPFDAQRCGLTFGSWTHGGHQLDVRPRGAAASLADFVENVEWRVLGMPARRRVLNYGCCSEPYPDVTFTLLLRRRAAAYVCNLLLPCVLISLLAPLAFHLPADSGEKVSLGVTVLLALTVFQLLLAESMPPAESVPLIGKYYMATMTMVTFSTALTILIMNLHYCGPSARPVPAWARVLLLGHLARGLCVRERGEPCGQPRPPEPVPSPQPPAGPPAGPCHEPHCLCRQEALLHHVCTIASTFRSHRAAQRRREDWKRLARVMDRFFLGIFFSMALVMSLLVLVQAL; this is encoded by the exons ATGGAGACCTGGAGTCACCACCTCTGCCTGGGCCTtctgctcctgctcctgctctCGGCAG AGTGCTTGGGAGCTGAGGGCAGGCTGGCTCACAAGCTGTTCCGTGACCTCTTCGCCAACTACACAAGTGCCCTCAGACCTGTGGCAGACACAGACCAGACTCTGAATGTGACCTTGGAAGTGACATTGTCCCAGATCATCGATATG GATGAACGGAACCAGGTGCTGACCCTGTACCTGTGGATCCGGCAGGAATGGACGGATGCCTACCTACGATGGGACCCCAATGCCTATGGTGGCCTGGATTCCATCCGCATCCCCAGTAGTCTTGTGTGGCGGCCAGACATCGTGCTCTATAACAA GGCTGACGCGCAGCCATCAGCATCCGCCAGCACCAATGTGGTTGTGCGGCATGATGGCGCAGTGCGCTGGGATGCACCGGCCATCACGCGTAGCTCATGCCACGTAGACGTGTCAGCCTTCCCATTCGACGCTCAGCGCTGCGGACTGACGTTCGGCTCATGGACACATGGTGGGCATCAGCTGGATGTGCGGCCTCGTGGCGCCGCCGCCAGCCTGGCTGACTTCGTGGAAAACGTGGAATGGCGTGTGCTGGGTATGCCGGCGCGGCGGCGTGTGCTCAACTATGGCTGTTGCTCAGAGCCCTATCCCGACGTGACCTTCACGCTGCTGCTGCGCCGCCGCGCTGCCGCCTATGTGTGCAACCTGCTGCTTCCCTGCGTGCTCATCTCGCTGCTTGCGCCACTTGCCTTCCACCTACCAGCTGATTCCGGAGAGAAGGTGTCACTCGGGGTCACCGTGCTGCTGGCGCTCACCGTCTTCCAGCTGCTCCTGGCTGAGAGTATGCCGCCAGCCGAGAGCGTGCCACTTATTG GGAAGTACTATATGGCCACTATGACCATGGTCACATTCTCAACAGCACTTACCATCCTTATCATGAATCTGCATTACTGTGGTCCCAGTGCCCGCCCAGTACCAGCCTGGGCTAGGGTCCTCCTGCTAGGACACCTGGCAAGAGGCCTGTGTGTGCGAGAACGAGGGGAGCCCTGTGGACAGCCCAGGCCACCGGAGCcagtccccagcccccagccGCCTGCTGGCCCCCCAGCAGGGCCTTGCCATGAGCCACATTGTCTGTGCAGGCAGGAAGCCCTATTACACCATGTATGCACCATTGCCAGCACCTTCCGCAGCCACAGGGCTGCCCAGCGCCGCCGTGAAGACTGGAAGCGCCTGGCACGTGTGATGGACCGCTTCTTCCTGGGAATCTTCTTTTCCATGGCCCTGGTCATGAGTCTTCTGGTGCTGGTACAGGCCCTGTGA